The Raphanus sativus cultivar WK10039 chromosome 2, ASM80110v3, whole genome shotgun sequence genome includes a region encoding these proteins:
- the LOC108826910 gene encoding tetraspanin-20, producing the protein MRHNCCHLSFASVLKILNFLQAFIGISIIIYSIWMLDQYNRHVPVDPPPPSQPPSASYPFSSSGIAINSLSDSLNKPIGLLLRDSGFHLRSLDLPAPWFIYSFMAIGILVCIVTVIGFIAAEAINGCCLCFYSILKTLVIILEAALVGFIAIDRHWEKDLPYDPTGELTSLRAFIEANIDICKWVGVGVVAIQLLSLLLAMVLRAMVSPRQSELDDEDDYENPINRARENLLAPQTNQTSSGSSNIDNWRSRIREKYGLNNGQSQSPSV; encoded by the exons atgagacaCAACTGCTGCCATCTCTCCTTCGCTTCCGTCCTGAAGATCCTCAATTTCCTCCAAGCCTTCATCGGTATCTCCATCATAATCTACTCTATATGGATGCTCGATCAATACAATCGTCACGTCCCCGTCgaccctcctcctccttctcagCCTCCCTCGGCTTCTTATCCCTTCTCTAGCTCAGGAATCGCTATCAACAGTCTCTCTGACTCCCTGAACAAACCCATCGGTCTCCTTCTCCGAGATTCGGGTTTCCACCTCCGTTCCCTAGATCTTCCTGCTCCCTG GTTCATATACTCTTTCATGGCGATTGGGATCTTGGTCTGTATTGTCACTGTCATCGGTTTCATTGCAGCTGAAGCTATCAATGGCTGCTGCTTGTGTTTC TATTCAATCCTCAAAACTCTTGTCATCATACTTGAAGCAGCTCTCGTTGGATTCATTGCCATTGACCGTCACTGGGAGAAG GATCTTCCTTATGATCCAACTGGAGAACTCACTAGCCTTCGAGCTTTCATTGAAGCAAACATCGATATTTGCAAATGGGTTGGGGTTGGCGTGGTAGCTATCCAG CTACTGTCTTTGCTACTGGCTATGGTTCTAAGAGCTATGGTTTCTCCTAGGCAATCAGAGCTTGATGACGAAGATGATTATGAGAATCCGATTAATAGAGCGCGTGAGAATCTTCTTGCTCCACAGACTAACCAGACATCTTCTGGATCAAGCAATATTGACAACTGGAGGTCCAGAATCAGAGAGAag TACGGATTGAACAACGGCCAGAGCCAGAGTCCCTCAGTCTAA
- the LOC108818801 gene encoding uncharacterized protein LOC108818801 isoform X1, with translation MNELRGRKVQKIESPVPGCLGRMVNLFDLGTAVNGNKMLTDKPHRDGSSLSRSRSDVSRMPSPSYKGHSEAELIMSDLRRSASSKVSGTPMKKLIAREMSKEVEPKQSPTNVVAKLMGLETLPQTATQRSKSRSYSHSSLNHPVMDDDEVHKYQELSREYKDVYEMWQSPPQKASRSRDSSPRKGRYDESAATERLVRQKFAEAKRLVTDDSLHQSKEFQEALEVLSSNKDLFVKLLQESNSFSQQLSQTVPTQSEAKRITVLRPSKAVETERFVVQGRKNKQVKKSASSSSGWGNRGGGEERPLQPTRIVVLKPSLGKSLDMKGVSSSPSTPRGVPNEGYFDESGDVDQSKEVAKEIMMQVRENLMGHHHRNETQCSSVLSNGYNGDDSSFNKSDNEDPVGNLSDSDEIMSPASRHSWDCPNRFESPFSPSSFSRASFSPESSVCREAKKRLSERWALMSVTRSGGTQPHKHVPRSSSTLGEMLALSETKVTSGSSYEEIVPETRVSTSCITTHLNQVEMAGDSLNILARSKSVSDVSKAQLPQELTETTGSLKSSWKVSNLFSFKNKKASKEKRDTSQYSSSMSQLATPSSVTLPSEDCRLPLDALQQQSIIPGEEELTTPKPLEAGNTSEKQDELSPVSVLFPPFEEEGVSTPECSTSSKLWTTTQGEEMSLKSNLIDKSPPIGSIARILSWDDDSCTDNISKPAMRGVHEDEDWFLFIETVLTAAGFSKGCTLSHPLDPSLREKYTNLDNNIKEFVNEGKRRQHRSTRKLIFDCINSIVSETTTTTPRMGQDSPPLELVEHVWSQVKDWLSDEYVEDIDANSVAAESLVKEEIVGRRWMHSFQAEIDDLGIGIERALLQELVEEAVLDLTQ, from the exons ATGAATGAGCTCCGAGGCAGAAAGGTTCAAAAGATTGAGAGTCCAGTTCCAGGATGCTTGGGGAGGATGGTAAACCTATTTGATCTAGGTACAGCTGTCAATGGGAACAAGATGCTTACAGATAAACCACATCGTGATG GATCCTCTCTGTCAAGGAGCCGATCTGATGTGTCTCGAATGCCAAGCCCCTCCTATAAAGGCCATTCAGAAGCTGaactg ATTATGTCTGATTTAAGGAGAAGTGCTTCTAGCAAAGTAAGTGGTACACCGATGAAGAAGCTCATCGCTCGAGAAATGTCAAAAGAAGTTGAGCCTAAACAGAGCCCTACTAACGTGGTGGCGAAGTTGATGGGTTTGGAGACTCTTCCCCAGACTGCTACACAGCGAAGCAAATCCAGAAGCTATTCACACTCTTCGCTGAATCATCCGGTgatggatgatgatgaagtcCACAAGTATCAGGAGCTCAGCAGAGAATATAAAGATGTGTATGAAATGTGGCAGTCGCCTCCTCAGAAAGCGAGTCGTTCAAGAGATAGCTCGCCTAGAAAAGGAAGGTATGATGAAAGTGCTGCGACTGAGAGACTTGTTCGTCAGAAGTTTGCAGAAGCGAAACGACTTGTTACAGATGACAGTCTTCACCAATCCAAAGAGTTCCAAGAGGCTCTTGAAGTTCTAAGCTCCAACAAGGATTTGTTTGTTAAGTTGCTCCAGGAATCAAACTCTTTCTCTCAGCAACTTTCTCAGACTGTTCCTACACAGTCAGAGGCGAAACGCATCACAGTATTGAGACCTTCGAAGGCTGTTGAGACAGAGAGATTTGTGGTTCAAGGGAGGAAGAACAAGCAGGTTAAGAAATCTGCTTCTTCATCAAGTGGATGGGGAAACCGAGGAGGAGGCGAGGAAAGGCCTTTACAACCAACACGTATTGTTGTCTTGAAGCCTAGTCTAGGGAAGTCTCTAGATATGAAAGGTGTTTCATCATCGCCATCCACTCCGAGAGGTGTACCCAATGAAGGCTATTTTGATGAGTCTGGAGATGTTGATCAGTCTAAAGAAGTGGCAAAGGAAATAATGATGCAAGTGCGAGAGAATCTGATGGGTCACCACCACAGGAATGAGACACAATGCTCTTCTGTCTTGTCCAATGGTTATAATGGTGATGACAGTTCGTTTAACAAATCTGATAACGAAGATCCAGTGGGAAACCTTAGTGATTCTGATGAGATCATGTCACCAGCTTCTAGACACTCGTGGGACTGTCCTAATAGGTTTGAAAGTCCTTTCTCTCCTTCCTCTTTCAGCCGAGCCTCGTTTTCTCCTGAGTCATCTGTCTGCAGAGAGGCTAAGAAGCGACTCTCTGAAAGATGGGCGTTGATGTCAGTAACCAGAAGCGGCGGCACTCAGCCGCATAAACACGTACCGAGAAGCTCAAGCACCTTAGGTGAAATGCTAGCACTCTCAGAGACCAAAGTGACAAGTGGATCATCCTACGAAGAGATAGTACCTGAGACAAGGGTGTCTACATCGTGTATAACCACTCATCTGAATCAAGTGGAAATGGCTGGTGATTCTCTGAATATCCTTGCAAGGTCAAAATCAGTCTCTGACGTTTCCAAAGCACAGCTTCCGCAAGAGCTTACTGAGACGACGGGAAGCTTGAAATCTTCATGGAAAGTTTCCAACTTGTTCTCATTCAAGAACAAGAAAGCAAGCAAGGAGAAGAGAGATACATCTCAGTACAGTAGTAGTATGTCTCAGCTAGCAACGCCTTCTTCAGTGACTCTTCCCAGCGAAGATTGTCGTCTCCCTCTTGATGCATTACAACAACAAAGCATAATCCCAGGCGAG GAGGAACTGACTACACCGAAGCCCCTAGAGGCTGGGAATACAAGTGAGAAACAGGACGAGCTAAGTCCAGTTTCTGTTCTGTTTCCTCCATTTGAAGAGGAAGGTGTCAGCACTCCAGAATGTTCCACATCAAGCAAGCTATGGACAACAACTCAAG GAGAGGAGATGTCTCTTAAATCTAATCTAATAGACAAATCACCACCAATCGGGTCTATTGCTCGGATCCTCTCATGGGATGATGACTCTTGCACAGACAACATATCTAAACCCGCAATGAGAGGAGTCCATGAGGATGAAGACTGGTTCTTATTCATAGAAACGGTATTAACAGCTGCTGGTTTCAGCAAGGGTTGCACCCTCTCTCATCCCTTAGACCCTTCACTCAGAGAGAAATACACCAACCTAGATAACAACATCAAGGAGTTCGTTAACGAAGGAAAACGTAGACAACACAGGTCAACCCGTAAGCTCATTTTCGACTGCATTAACTCCATCGTTTCAGAAACAACGACTACAACACCACGCATGGGCCAAGATTCTCCGCCTTTAGAGTTGGTGGAGCATGTCTGGTCCCAGGTAAAGGACTGGCTTTCAGATGAGTATGTAGAGGACATAGACGCAAACAGCGTGGCTGCAGAGAGTCTAGTGAAGGAAGAGATTGTTGGGAGGAGATGGATGCATAGCTTTCAAGCTGAAATAGACGACCTTGGGATTGGTATCGAAAGAGCATTGTTGCAGGAGCTCGTAGAGGAAGCCGTTCTCGATCTTACACAATGA
- the LOC108840260 gene encoding probable indole-3-pyruvate monooxygenase YUCCA8 produces the protein MENMFRLIDHDQEAATNRCIWVNGPVIVGAGPSGLATAACLREQNVPFVVLERADCIASLWQKRTYDRLKLHLPKQFCQLPKMPFPESFPEYPTKRQFIDYLESYASRFGISPKFNECVQTARFDETSGLWRVKTVSGAESTRTEVEYICRWLVVATGENAERVMPEIEGLSEFTGEVIHACDYKSGEKFAGKKVLVVGCGNSGMEVSLDLANHLAKPSMVVRSSVHVMPREIMGKSTFELAMKMLKWFPLWLVDKILLVLCWFVLGNIERYGLKRPEMGPMELKSAKGKTPVLDIGALEKIRSGKIDVVPGVKRFNGNRVELVNGEELDVDSVVLATGYRSNVPYWLQESEFFAKNGFPKTAIGNSGWKGRTGLYAVGFTRRGLSGASMDAVNIAQDIGSVWKLETKQPTKRSMGSLRRCISQQF, from the exons atggagaATATGTTTCGTTTGATAGATCATGATCAAGAAGCAGCAACTAACCGGTGCATTTGGGTCAACGGACCGGTCATCGTCGGAGCAGGACCGTCCGGTTTAGCCACAGCCGCCTGTCTCAGGGAGCAGAACGTTCCTTTCGTGGTTCTCGAGAGAGCAGACTGCATCGCTTCACTGTGGCAAAAAAGAACGTACGATCGTCTCAAGCTTCACCTCCCGAAGCAGTTCTGCCAATTACCGAAAATGCCCTTCCCGGAGAGCTTCCCGGAGTACCCGACGAAGCGGCAGTTCATCGACTATCTCGAGTCTTACGCCTCGCGGTTCGGGATCAGCCCTAAGTTCAACGAGTGCGTGCAGACCGCAAGGTTCGACGAGACGAGCGGGCTGTGGCGAGTCAAGACCGTGTCCGGCGCTGAGTCGACTCGGACGGAGGTGGAGTATATCTGCCGGTGGCTTGTGGTGGCCACGGGAGAGAATGCGGAGAGGGTGATGCCGGAGATCGAAGGGCTTTCTGAGTTTACCGGAGAGGTGATCCATGCTTGCGATTACAAGTCCGGCGAGAAGTTCGCCGGGAAGAAAGTGTTGGTCGTTGGTTGTGGAAACTCCGGCATGGAGGTTTCTCTTGATCTTGCTAATCATCTCGCCAAGCCTTCCATGGTCGTTAGAAGCTCC gtTCATGTGATGCCGAGAGAAATAATGGGGAAGTCCACGTTTGAGCTTGCGATGAAGATGCTAAAGTGGTTTCCTTTATGGCTCGTGGACAAGATATTGTTGGTTTTGTGTTGGTTCGTGCTTGGAAACATCGAGAGATACGGTTTGAAACGACCAGAGATGGGTCCGATGGAGCTAAAGAGCGCGAAAGGGAAAACGCCGGTTCTTGACATCGGGGCTTTAGAGAAGATCCGGTCGGGAAAGATTGATGTGGTCCCAGGAGTCAAAAGGTTTAACGGAAACAGAGTCGAGCTTGTTAATGGAGAGGAACTCGACGTCGACTCGGTTGTACTCGCTACTGGTTATCGCAGCAACGTCCCTTATTGGCTACAG gAGAGTGAGTTCTTTGCAAAGAATGGTTTCCCGAAAACAGCGATTGGAAACAGCGGTTGGAAGGGAAGGACCGGGTTATATGCGGTTGGGTTTACAAGGAGAGGGCTCTCAGGTGCGTCAATGGACGCGGTAAACATCGCACAAGACATAGGCTCTGTTTGGAAACTAGAAACAAAACAACCCACAAAACGCTCTATGGGTAGTCTTCGAAGATGTATCTCTCAACAGTTCTGA
- the LOC108818801 gene encoding uncharacterized protein LOC108818801 isoform X2 — protein MGTRCLQINHIVMVITQLPLPLVSSLVQVVLAPRTSLLLAGSSLSRSRSDVSRMPSPSYKGHSEAELIMSDLRRSASSKVSGTPMKKLIAREMSKEVEPKQSPTNVVAKLMGLETLPQTATQRSKSRSYSHSSLNHPVMDDDEVHKYQELSREYKDVYEMWQSPPQKASRSRDSSPRKGRYDESAATERLVRQKFAEAKRLVTDDSLHQSKEFQEALEVLSSNKDLFVKLLQESNSFSQQLSQTVPTQSEAKRITVLRPSKAVETERFVVQGRKNKQVKKSASSSSGWGNRGGGEERPLQPTRIVVLKPSLGKSLDMKGVSSSPSTPRGVPNEGYFDESGDVDQSKEVAKEIMMQVRENLMGHHHRNETQCSSVLSNGYNGDDSSFNKSDNEDPVGNLSDSDEIMSPASRHSWDCPNRFESPFSPSSFSRASFSPESSVCREAKKRLSERWALMSVTRSGGTQPHKHVPRSSSTLGEMLALSETKVTSGSSYEEIVPETRVSTSCITTHLNQVEMAGDSLNILARSKSVSDVSKAQLPQELTETTGSLKSSWKVSNLFSFKNKKASKEKRDTSQYSSSMSQLATPSSVTLPSEDCRLPLDALQQQSIIPGEEELTTPKPLEAGNTSEKQDELSPVSVLFPPFEEEGVSTPECSTSSKLWTTTQGEEMSLKSNLIDKSPPIGSIARILSWDDDSCTDNISKPAMRGVHEDEDWFLFIETVLTAAGFSKGCTLSHPLDPSLREKYTNLDNNIKEFVNEGKRRQHRSTRKLIFDCINSIVSETTTTTPRMGQDSPPLELVEHVWSQVKDWLSDEYVEDIDANSVAAESLVKEEIVGRRWMHSFQAEIDDLGIGIERALLQELVEEAVLDLTQ, from the exons ATGGGAACAAGATGCTTACAGATAAACCACATCGTGATGGTAATCACTCAACTCCCTCTGCCACTAGTTTCTTCACTAGTCCAAGTTGTTTTAGCTCCAAGGACTTCACT TTTGTTGGCAGGATCCTCTCTGTCAAGGAGCCGATCTGATGTGTCTCGAATGCCAAGCCCCTCCTATAAAGGCCATTCAGAAGCTGaactg ATTATGTCTGATTTAAGGAGAAGTGCTTCTAGCAAAGTAAGTGGTACACCGATGAAGAAGCTCATCGCTCGAGAAATGTCAAAAGAAGTTGAGCCTAAACAGAGCCCTACTAACGTGGTGGCGAAGTTGATGGGTTTGGAGACTCTTCCCCAGACTGCTACACAGCGAAGCAAATCCAGAAGCTATTCACACTCTTCGCTGAATCATCCGGTgatggatgatgatgaagtcCACAAGTATCAGGAGCTCAGCAGAGAATATAAAGATGTGTATGAAATGTGGCAGTCGCCTCCTCAGAAAGCGAGTCGTTCAAGAGATAGCTCGCCTAGAAAAGGAAGGTATGATGAAAGTGCTGCGACTGAGAGACTTGTTCGTCAGAAGTTTGCAGAAGCGAAACGACTTGTTACAGATGACAGTCTTCACCAATCCAAAGAGTTCCAAGAGGCTCTTGAAGTTCTAAGCTCCAACAAGGATTTGTTTGTTAAGTTGCTCCAGGAATCAAACTCTTTCTCTCAGCAACTTTCTCAGACTGTTCCTACACAGTCAGAGGCGAAACGCATCACAGTATTGAGACCTTCGAAGGCTGTTGAGACAGAGAGATTTGTGGTTCAAGGGAGGAAGAACAAGCAGGTTAAGAAATCTGCTTCTTCATCAAGTGGATGGGGAAACCGAGGAGGAGGCGAGGAAAGGCCTTTACAACCAACACGTATTGTTGTCTTGAAGCCTAGTCTAGGGAAGTCTCTAGATATGAAAGGTGTTTCATCATCGCCATCCACTCCGAGAGGTGTACCCAATGAAGGCTATTTTGATGAGTCTGGAGATGTTGATCAGTCTAAAGAAGTGGCAAAGGAAATAATGATGCAAGTGCGAGAGAATCTGATGGGTCACCACCACAGGAATGAGACACAATGCTCTTCTGTCTTGTCCAATGGTTATAATGGTGATGACAGTTCGTTTAACAAATCTGATAACGAAGATCCAGTGGGAAACCTTAGTGATTCTGATGAGATCATGTCACCAGCTTCTAGACACTCGTGGGACTGTCCTAATAGGTTTGAAAGTCCTTTCTCTCCTTCCTCTTTCAGCCGAGCCTCGTTTTCTCCTGAGTCATCTGTCTGCAGAGAGGCTAAGAAGCGACTCTCTGAAAGATGGGCGTTGATGTCAGTAACCAGAAGCGGCGGCACTCAGCCGCATAAACACGTACCGAGAAGCTCAAGCACCTTAGGTGAAATGCTAGCACTCTCAGAGACCAAAGTGACAAGTGGATCATCCTACGAAGAGATAGTACCTGAGACAAGGGTGTCTACATCGTGTATAACCACTCATCTGAATCAAGTGGAAATGGCTGGTGATTCTCTGAATATCCTTGCAAGGTCAAAATCAGTCTCTGACGTTTCCAAAGCACAGCTTCCGCAAGAGCTTACTGAGACGACGGGAAGCTTGAAATCTTCATGGAAAGTTTCCAACTTGTTCTCATTCAAGAACAAGAAAGCAAGCAAGGAGAAGAGAGATACATCTCAGTACAGTAGTAGTATGTCTCAGCTAGCAACGCCTTCTTCAGTGACTCTTCCCAGCGAAGATTGTCGTCTCCCTCTTGATGCATTACAACAACAAAGCATAATCCCAGGCGAG GAGGAACTGACTACACCGAAGCCCCTAGAGGCTGGGAATACAAGTGAGAAACAGGACGAGCTAAGTCCAGTTTCTGTTCTGTTTCCTCCATTTGAAGAGGAAGGTGTCAGCACTCCAGAATGTTCCACATCAAGCAAGCTATGGACAACAACTCAAG GAGAGGAGATGTCTCTTAAATCTAATCTAATAGACAAATCACCACCAATCGGGTCTATTGCTCGGATCCTCTCATGGGATGATGACTCTTGCACAGACAACATATCTAAACCCGCAATGAGAGGAGTCCATGAGGATGAAGACTGGTTCTTATTCATAGAAACGGTATTAACAGCTGCTGGTTTCAGCAAGGGTTGCACCCTCTCTCATCCCTTAGACCCTTCACTCAGAGAGAAATACACCAACCTAGATAACAACATCAAGGAGTTCGTTAACGAAGGAAAACGTAGACAACACAGGTCAACCCGTAAGCTCATTTTCGACTGCATTAACTCCATCGTTTCAGAAACAACGACTACAACACCACGCATGGGCCAAGATTCTCCGCCTTTAGAGTTGGTGGAGCATGTCTGGTCCCAGGTAAAGGACTGGCTTTCAGATGAGTATGTAGAGGACATAGACGCAAACAGCGTGGCTGCAGAGAGTCTAGTGAAGGAAGAGATTGTTGGGAGGAGATGGATGCATAGCTTTCAAGCTGAAATAGACGACCTTGGGATTGGTATCGAAAGAGCATTGTTGCAGGAGCTCGTAGAGGAAGCCGTTCTCGATCTTACACAATGA
- the LOC108820589 gene encoding glutaredoxin-C5, chloroplastic, protein MAVTALNTLKLPSSPLDSFPPLISSSSSYSVSLISIGIRNSVGSPLKRCLKQTCSVRAMSSADSSSSFGSRMEESVKKTVNDNTVVVYSKTWCPYCSEVKTLFKRIGVQPLVIELDQLGPQGPQLQKVLERLTGQRTVPNVFVGGKHIGGCTDTVKLNRKGELELMLAEANGKTEQT, encoded by the exons ATGGCAGTCACAGCATTGAACACATTGAAACTTCCATCGTCGCCTCTAGATTCGTTTCCTCCTTTaatctcttcttcatcttcttactCGGTGTCTCTGATAAGCATCGGCATCAGAAACTCCGTGGGGTCTCCTCTCAAGAGATGTCTAAAGCAGACATGTTCTGTTCGAGCCATGTCTTCGGCTGATTCGTCTTCTTCCTTCGGATCGAGAATGGAGGAGAGCGTGAAGAAAACTGTGAATGATAACACTGTCGTTGTTTACTCCAAAACTTGGTGCCC ATACTGTTCTGAAGTGAAGACACTGTTCAAGAGAATTGGTGTTCAGCCACTGGTGATTGAATTGGATCAACTTg GTCCACAAGGGCCACAACTGCAGAAGGTACTGGAAAGACTTACTGGCCAACGCACTGTTCCTAATGTGTTCGTAG GAGGCAAGCACATTGGTGGCTGCACAG ATACAGTGAAGCTGAACAGGAAAGGAGAACTGGAGCTGATGTTAGCTGAAGCCAACGGTAAAACCGAACAGACTTGA
- the LOC130508113 gene encoding GDSL esterase/lipase At4g28780 produces the protein MSTLLTSIFLSTALWGMLFLMPQKTNAARAFYVFGDSLVDSGNNNYLVTTARADSPPYGIDYPTGRPTGRFSNGLNLPDIISEQIGSEPTLPILSPELTGEKLLIGANFASAGIGILNDTGVQFLNILRIGRQFELFQEYQERVSEIIGSDKTQQLVNGALVLMTLGGNDFVNNYFLPFSARGRQSSLSEFSQLLISEYRKILMRLYELGARRVMVTGTGPLGCVPAELASSRSANGECAPEAQQAAAIFNPLLDQMLQGLNREIGSDVFIGTNAFNMNADFINNPQRFGFVTSKVACCGQGAYNGQGVCTPLSSLCPDRNAYAFWDPFHPTEKATRLIVQQIMTGSVEYMNPMNLSTIMALDSRI, from the exons ATGTCCACTCTTCTAACATCCATATTTCTGTCCACCGCGTTATGGGGAATGCTATTTCTTATGCCGCAAAAAACAAACGCGGCTCGAGCGTTCTACGTCTTTGGCGACTCACTCGTGGACAGTGGTAATAACAATTACTTAGTCACCACCGCTCGTGCCGACTCTCCGCCGTACGGAATCGATTATCCGACTGGTCGTCCAACGGGGCGTTTCTCCAACGGCTTGAACCTCCCTGACATCATCA GTGAGCAAATTGGATCCGAGCCAACGCTACCAATCCTTAGCCCTGAGCTCACTGGAGAGAAGTTATTGATCGGAGCTAATTTTGCCTCTGCCGGCATCGGAATTCTCAACGACACCGGTGTTCAGTTT TTGAACATACTAAGGATCGGTAGGCAATTCGAGCTGTTCCAAGAGTATCAAGAGAGAGTGAGTGAGATTATAGGTTCAGACAAAACACAACAGCTTGTAAATGGAGCTTTAGTCCTCATGACTCTTGGTGGCAACGATTTCGTCAACAACTACTTCTTGCCATTCTCTGCTAGAGGTCGACAGTCATCTCTCAGCGAATTTAGCCAGCTTCTCATCTCCGAATACAGGAAAATACTCatg AGACTGTATGAGTTGGGAGCGAGGAGGGTCATGGTTACAGGAACAGGACCGTTGGGTTGCGTACCGGCAGAGCTTGCTTCATCTAGAAGCGCAAACGGAGAATGTGCTCCCGAGGCACAACAGGCTGCAGCCATATTTAATCCGCTTTTGGATCAAATGCTTCAAGGACTTAACCGCGAAATCGGTTCTGATGTTTTCATTGGGACTAATGCGTTCAATATGAATGCAGATTTCATAAACAACCCCCAGAGATTTG GTTTCGTGACATCCAAGGTAGCGTGCTGCGGACAAGGGGCATACAACGGGCAAGGTGTTTGCACCCCGTTGTCAAGCTTATGTCCAGACCGTAACGCCTATGCATTTTGGGACCCTTTCCACCCGACTGAGAAAGCTACCCGACTCATCGTCCAACAGATCATGACTGGTTCGGTTGAGTACATGAACCCCATGAACCTTAGCACGATCATGGCGTTAGATTCCAGAATATAA
- the LOC108820597 gene encoding photosystem I reaction center subunit IV A, chloroplastic, whose product MSMMSASSAFVLTANVTAATGPSSSRNSVSFLPMRRAGSRLVVRAADEAAAETSSSEGAPATAVAPGGAAATKPKPPPIGPKRGSKVKILRRESYWFKNVGAVVAVDQDPKTRYPVVVRFAKVNYANISTNNYALDEVEEVKA is encoded by the exons ATGTCGATGATGTCAGCGTCTTCGGCGTTTGTTTTGACGGCTAACGTCACGGCGGCCACCGGCCCTTCGTCTTCCAGGAACTCAGTGTCTTTCTTACCGATGAGAAGGGCTGGTTCTAGACTTGTAGTCAGAGCAGCCGACGAGGCCGCTGCGGAAACATCTTCTTCAGAAGGTGCACCAGCAACTGCCGTGGCTCCGGGTGGAGCTGCTGCCACCAAACCAAAACCGCCTCCGATCGGCCCTAAGAGAGGGTCCAAG GTCAAGATCCTAAGGAGAGAATCCTACTGGTTCAAGAACGTTGGAGCAGTTGTGGCCGTTGATCAG GATCCGAAGACTCGGTACCCTGTTGTGGTCCGGTTCGCGAAAGTGAACTACGCCAACATATCGACCAACAACTACGCATTGGACGAGGTTGAAGAAGTCAAAGCTTAA